Below is a window of Musa acuminata AAA Group cultivar baxijiao chromosome BXJ3-11, Cavendish_Baxijiao_AAA, whole genome shotgun sequence DNA.
ATGAAAAGTAAGGAGTGTCAATACTTTCcacagaagaaaagaagaaggaaaatgaGAAGGAAAACGGAAAGGACCAAAAGAAATAAGTAAAAAGGTCAGTTCAAAGGAGAGCAGAGTAGTTTCTCCCATGGAGCATCAGGTCAAATCAAGGATGCTCTGCAGATCATGACTTTGTCCCACACGGCGTTCACGGAAATGAAAAGCAAGAATTGACTCTGCAAGCCGAGACAAAGAAAAGCTTGGTTGCTGGCGATTCCCGTTTTGCGTTCCGACTTGTCTTCAGACGAAAACCAACGTAATGTGGACGCCAATACATGAGGTGGAGGTCTCGAAAAagactctcctctctctctctctctctctctctctctctatatatatatatatatatatattggaggtTTGTGCTCGACTCCACTCCACAGCGTACTTGGACTGTGAACGTCGACCACTTTCCAAGCTTGGTTGGAACACATGACGAAGACAGCTACAGAAACGCGACACAGAAGACGACTCCGACGACTTCACATGTCAAGTCTTACTCGGAGCTCGAAGCTGCGTAGTAGAAGGCAATTGGTATatggtagagagagagaggagaggatgAGGGAGACGAGGAGAGGAAGCATGAGTCCCTTGACATTTGTCGCTCTCCTCCAGCTGCTCAGTCTGCCACCACTTGCATCCGGTAATCGGCTGAATCCTTCGGTGTTGCAGAAGGATAGCCCCCACTGCTACGACATTCCCGTGCCCTTTCCCTTCGGCATCAACGGAACCGGCACTTTTCGTCCAGGGTTCGAGATTACCTGCAACAACACCCAAGGCAACCCTGCCATGCTGTCCTTCGGCGCCAATTTGCAATTCCAGTTGTTGAACATATCCTTGGAGGCACACACACAATCTCTCTCGCTCGTTCTCTGACTCTCTTTCGATTGAATCTATTCCAATGTTATTTTTGGATGAACTCGCAGGGCGGCTATGTCAGGATTGTGGGACGAGCCATAACATGGTTCTGTTACAACACCACCACCGGCGAGGACGTACCCTTCAGTCTTGCTATCGATCTCAAAGGAACCCCCTTCACCTACTCAGACACGATGAACAAGTTCACCGCCATCGGTTGCGACGCCATGGCCATGATCCAAGGCTCCGGTCCTCATAACTACACCGGCGGTTGCGTGTCTTTCTGCGCCACTCGCGACAGCGTCATCAGCGGCTCCTGCTCCGGCGTCGGGTGCTGCCAGGCTTCCGTGCCCAGGGGCCTCAAGAGTCTCAAGTTGAACTTCAGTAGCATCAGGACCATGACCGGCTCCAAGAAAGACACCTCGGGAGCATGTAGCAAGGCCTTCATCGTGGACAAAGACTGGTTCAAGTTCTCCACCGAGGACCTCGAGGCGAATGACAATGATGACAACAGGCCGGTGGTGTTGGAGTGGTCCATCGGCAACCAAACGTGCGAGGAAGTGCAGAGGAGGAAACCCCCGGACTACGCTTGCGTGGATGAGCACAGCCGGTGCTACAACTCGGGCAACGGCATCGGATACCGCTGCAACTGCTCCCAGGGCTACGCCGGGAACCCTTATGTTTCCGGTGGATGCCGAGGTATGAATTCATGCATCTTGAACCCAATTAGCTCTGTTCCGCAACTCATTCATGCTGTATCTGCACGCGCTTGCAGACATCGATGAGTGTATAGATCCAAGGATGAACAACTGCGTGTGGAGGTGTATCAACAAAGAAGGAGATTTTGATTGCATTTGCCCACCAGGATCCAGCGGCGACGGTAGAAAACAGGGCAGTGGCTGCAGAAAAGTTGCGCTTCTGGAGATTGGACTAGGCAAGCTCTTCCCTGCCGCCATCAAATTGATTAGTTAGTCCATAGATCTACTCAATCTCTGATGGTCATGCCGGTGCAGGTCTGGGTCTGGCTCTCTTGGTCATGCTGCTCCTCGTGGGCGTCTGCGCTTACTGGGGTGTGAAGAGAAGGAAGACGAGGAAGCTGAAGCAGAAGTACTTCCTGCAGAATGGAGGATTGCTGTTGCAGCAACAGATATCGTCGCGGCAGGCAGCGGCCAGGATATTTAGCTCGGAAGAGCTGGAGAGCGCAACCGAGAACTTCAACGAGACTCGAGTCCTCGGGCACGGGGGATACGGTACGGTGTACAGAGGGGTCCTATCCGACGGAAGAGTGGTGGCGATCAAGAAGTCCAAACTGGTCGACCAAAGCCAAATCGAGCAGTTCATCAACGAGGTAGTCATCCTTTCCCAGATCAACCACAAGAACGTCGTCAAGCTCCTGGGTTGCTGTTTGGAGACACAGGTGCCGCtgctggtgtacgagtacataTCCAACGGAACCCTCTCGCATCACGTCCATGGCTCCAGGGTTCCGATGTCGTGGGAGAACCGGTTGAGGATCGCCGTGGAAACGGCAGGAGCACTTGCGTACTTGCACTCGGCGTCGGCGAAACCTATCATTCACAGGGACGTCAAGTCAGCGAACATACTTTTGGACGAGGATTACACGGCAAAGGTGTCGGACTTTGGAGCGTCAAGGTTGATCCCCTACGACCAGACTCATCTGACGACGTTGGTGCAGGGGACCCTCGGGTACCTCGACCCGGAGTACTTCCGGACGAGCATATTGACGGAGAAGAGCGATGTGTACAGCTTTGGTGTGGTTCTGATGGAGCTGTTGATGCGAGAGAAGCCCATATCACCTGGGAGGCCGGAAGAAGAGAGAAATCTGGCCTTCCGTTTTGTTACGTTGTTGGAAGAGAAGAGGCTCCTTAGCGTGGTGGACCGTCGAACGGTGGAGGAGGCAGGCGAGAGGCAGCTGCATGCGGCTGCGCAGCTGGCTAGAAGATGCTTGAACTTGAGAGGGGAAGACAGGCCCACGATGAAGGAGGTGACGGTCGAGCTCAACGCGCTCGGAAGGCTCTTGATGCAACATTCAGCACGGGAGAGACGTAAGAAAGGGCGGTCTCTCGGCGTGCCTTGGGAGTTCGGTGGCGGCGGCACCGAAGAAGAGAATGGATCGTCTGGAGTTTTCAGTGAGTCAGCATCTTTAACGGGACGGTAGTGTGATTTGCCCAAATTGTGGAGGCCCAAATTGCAATTTGGGCCATTACTTAAAAGAGTACTTGTCATCAGATTTTGATCTGTAACTACATTGCATCCATGAATTTCTATTATCCCTTGAAAATCTTCAGCTaacagagaagaaaaaaaaaaccaacttGACTAATTTTAGACTGAAAATTTTTGAATGGTTGATTCTGTCATTTGAACATAGACAAAATTCAACCACAAACAAGCAGTTCATTATGCTGGGATCAAAAGGACAAGCAATTATACTGCCCAACATTTGAATCATCCACAGGGGCAGCAGAAAAGCAAAAACTCCTATTATTCTCAAAACTTAGTAAAATATTGCATAACATTAAGATCTGCTTCTGTATTGTATCAATGGAAGGAAAAAAAACTGATAAGATTGGCAATCATGCAACTTGCCTCACCTCATATTCATGGCAAATTCTCAAAGGAGTGTCCACGGAAACTGGTCTCTCCTCAGACCACAACTCTAAGTTGACAGTACCAGTCCCCCAATGCACCAGACATTTCTTTACCTGATGAAGATCAAAACGGTTAACTAAGGCTACTCCTGCACGTCTGTCAACCAGCATCCACTCACCTGGGTAAAATAAAGTCGAAAGGTCATTATATTAATACAATAAGAGAAAATAACATCAAATTTTAAAGTTTAAGCAACAATTCAAAGTGTAGAACACGGACAACAATATAGGAAACAAAGAAATTATAGTTTGCAAGTAGGAAATTATTACCATTAGGACGGTGATCTCCCTCAAATGATAGTTCTCCAGATTCATGGAAAATTTCATGCTTCAAGCCATCAACCGAATCGAATGCAACAAGAACTTCAGTTGGGTGCAAAAGGGTGAACGTTGGGTGAGCCCTCAAGCAAACCAACCTTCGATAAAGAACCATTTGTTCAGCCATTTGCAAAACTAAATTGGTTTAAAACACATTACGTTCCTAACACATCCAAAGCACTTTTGCATCTGCAATTGGTTGAATAGGGACCACAGCACAACAGAAAagcttcataaaggatttcacaaTTTTACATCAAACAACAGGAAATCTTCCTCCAAATGCTGGTTTCAAATCTCTACATGAAATTCAAAAACGGCTTAACAAAAGGCTAGTTTGCAGCTTAAATACATGTTAAAAAGCCAGATCAGACGAACCAGTCATTAAACGCTACTATCAGCAGTTTGGTCCATACTCAAATAAATTGTCTAAGCTAGTACTTCCTTAGCGCAAACTTAAACACACATCTTTCTTAATACTTACTATTATATCAACTCAGTTTGAACTCTGAGCCAATCATGAACCTTGAAGCACTCACTTTCCAGTTTGAGGCCAATATGCTTTTTCTGAATGTCAGGTAGAAGTTGTCCTATAGGTTATAGTATAAAGAGATGCAGTTGGTAATGTTCAAATcatgttattttaatttttttactccatatatatatgattatggaCTATATATATTAGTCGATGCTATGtgcgtgtgtgtgtatgtattacTTCAAGACTATGTGCACTAGATGCTAACAACAGGATCGCAGTCTAGACCAATTGACCGTACTCAGTGCCATACCGACCAAGGTGTCTCCTCAGATTCAATAGCCACCATCATGTTACCAACCAAGGTGTAGTCTAGCAATGCTAATATCATCCTATCAACATTAAGTTTCAATaacagaagaaaaacaaaaataatacTTTTTCATACATTTAACTTTGAGCACTGCTAATCATGATCAAAATGGTTAGGAAAACACTACCTTGAAAATCCACCAGAACCAGCTCCAACACTGCGTGCAATGATGCTAGAATCAATTCGTAAAACCTTGGGGTCCTCTTTAAAAATGGATATCTGGCGTTGGAAAACTAATCCACCACCAATATCCCCTTCCATGCAAAGTGATTCCTCCTCTCTTGCTTGCTCAAGATTCCTCCTGTAAAAGAATGACACTTCTGTCAGTTTCAACACTCCTGTAAAAGAATGGTCTTCAGAAGAAATTCATACAGGTAATATAATTCAACCTGACAACTTTATATTCCTCTGAGCATCCAGCAGACCGATACTCAGTACCACTATATTCTTCGTATCCATTAATTTCAATTCTGCTGTGCAGCCACTGTGTACCTACAAGAAACCATCGAAGAAGAAACATGCTCAGTTATCCTTTTTAAGTATCTACTTCATAAAATATCTGTTCAGGAAATTGACATGTAAACCCTGGAAATTTACATACCATACCAGATTTACTTTTGTAAGTTTAAGAATTTCACTTTTGCTTTAAGTTTCTAAAAGTATATGCCTCAGAAATCAGGCACAATGTAGTGTTTATTAGGATGCCTGCTGACCATGTATTCTTGAGGTTAATGAATAAGCTAGAAACATGACATATCGGGTATTCTTGCTAGGATAGCACTGGCTTTGCTAGCCTATCACAAAAAATCTATTGATTTTATGAACTGGGGTATTCAAGCATCTTCTGATGACTTTAAAGCCCTGACAGGCTTCGACCCATGTGGCAAATACATGACATGCATGGAAGACTGCTAAAGACATGACAATGCTACTAAAGCAATTATTTCTTTCCCATAAATAATTCGCAGATACACATAAAAGTCATGACCATCAACTAAAGTGAAAGAGAACAGTCCAATCATGGTTAAACTAAAACACTCATAACAAATTAAGAAAAACTTTGGTTATCAGGATGAACCAAGAGTTCTCACTAGTTAGCAAGATTGATCTTTAGCAACCTCAATAATTGTGAATCATCTTAGACTGATAGAATTAGCATATGACCTTAAGACACAGACATAGAtgccaaaataaaagaaaattatgaaaatGCTTAAATCGTAGAATAAGTAAATGCAGAAAAGCAATATCTAGTGTACGTACAATATCCATTAGTACTCttcatccaaaaataaaaaaaaacaatcgTTAGTATTAGAACAGGTATCCAACAAGAACAACAGTGCATTACGACACTTACAAATATAAGTGCTAAAGATAACTCTGCAGATTCCTGATAACAAAAAAAGATTCACAAACCAGCATTCAAAGTGAGAGAAAAATAACTATATTCAGAATTGTAGGAAATATTTAAAAGGTCTAGCAAACTAAAAAGCTTTATCTACTTTGTAGTTTGTGCAGCTATTTGATTGGTCTGCAACTTTAAAAAAACAATAAAACAACAACCACATTTTGTGATTGCTTCATCTGTTGTTGAGTATGCCAAGTCAGAGATGATTTCACACTTTCTTAATTAAATAGCACTTGTCATGATGATTGATGTACAGTGGGAGAGAAAAAATGGAGTGACACATAAGGAAAGCAACAtatattttcttgtttttttccTATTAAAGAACATGAGATACATAGGAAAAGTGATGATGAAAACTCAAAAGAACATAAACAAAAAGAGGGAATAATGATAGGaaactaaaagaaaattagaAAGAAGATAGGCCAGTTGCCATTACTTTCCTTGAAAATCCCATCTTGCAACTGATTTTTCTTTTGCAGTAACTTATCCTTCGATATGTACACCCAGCTCCTTTAAAACTGTAATTAACATTTAAATAACTGAAAGAATATGATATTATATCCTTACTCTTGTGCAAATTGGAGACAATGTTTCCTTAACCAGATAAGGCAAGCGACAACCAGCTCCACAGAATTATAACCGGTGAATAAACCTGCCTAATTGCACTGTTTAGAACTTAAAAAAACTTATGCATCCttagaaatgaaaaaaaatacaacaagaattattataagaaaataaaagacaATTTATGACTCAAAACCTACCTGATCAAAGTCTCAGATCTAGTTATTTAAGTACACATATTTAAGTATATTTAAGTTCACATAGATTAATCTCCAAGCTAACGTTTCACATATTGCAAAGAAAGATATAAAAATCTCCTAGATGCTTACAGAAAGAACAAAACATTGCACTACATTCAGATGGCCAACAAGAGGAGTTATCATGCCCAAAAGCAATAAAACAGCATTCATTATTTAACAAGCACAAATGTATAGGTAATGTCAATAATTACCAGAAGGATGATGCATCATAGAAATAATCCGACCACCAATCCATGGCACCACCTTAAGTTCCCAGTCACCACTCTTCAGCTCTACAGGCACCTTTGAGAGCTCAATTCCCTTCTGTCCAGAAAGCTCATCAACATCTGGGATATGCTTGGCATTTTCTACATTAAACAATGTTCATCACTTGTGCATGCTGATCAACAATCACAAATATCTAAATTGTTATGTATTTCAATAGAATTGGTATGCCTATGAAAGTAAGAGTAATACATGAAATCACCAGATATAATGTCAACAACAAATGTCATAAATTCCATCAATATGGAGTCACTATATAACGAAACTCAACATCATGAAAGATCTGACGTATATCTGATCTTCTAACAACATGGCATCAATTTTCTATATATGGTTCAAACTTCTAAGTTCCTCAAAAAGGCTAGGCAAATCATGATCACCCTAAAACATAGCAACTCCTCAACCATCACTACTGGTTCAAATCTAAGATCATGCaaccaaaagcaaattctcaaaaGTTCCCGAGGACTTAAGATTGCATAGGAAAATTTATTGAACAGGATCAAATCCCAACACATCATTAGCAATTTTCACAAACTTTTCCAGTCAATGAGGATGTTCCAAAAGTAAGTTACATGTTACACGAAGAAAGGACAACTTTTATCAAAAGAACTTGATTTACCTAGAAAATGTTAACAACACAACTAAAAGAGTGGCCCATCAAATGACAGCTCCTGCCTATGCATGGTCTAATGTTTACATTCATTAAaccactgttttttttttttctcaccaaAGTTCCCCTTGTATATCAAATAATTGAGAGAAACATGTTAAACTATTTGGTGCACTTTTCAGAGAAAGGATGTTACCCATGTGTTTGTTGTACTTATTTTCACTTGCTGCTACCAATTTAGATACTTCAGATTTTGAAG
It encodes the following:
- the LOC103970540 gene encoding uncharacterized protein LOC103970540; this encodes MNLRVPLLLLLLLLFLPPQPSSSSSDLNPNVFEADASNCTNIPYPFGVRNLSSFIPGFEIDCNVRGGLPTLSIGTKKLQLLNISVQEGYVRGLLSPLAFGYCSRGLAAPTTGISLEGTPFSFSDTRNKYTVIGCDAMVVFQGPGGSHAHNDIRGCVAFCASPFTQQSMVNGYCSGIGCCQAAVPRGLKSFNASHSSIRNLTHCHVDNSTCSEVFLVDQNDFTFSARDVNTITGSTTRPVVLDWAIGNETCDEVKHRNKSELACGHNSDCYDSPNGGYRCNCSQGYAGNPYLSTTQGCTDIDECSYPHSNPCVWKCINKRGSFHCPCPPGSSGDGTHGGSGCQRDTFLEIGLGVGLSLLVMIVGGGIWVYFGLQRRRLTKLKQQHFLQNGGLLLQQHVSSREFSARIFTIEELERATDNFDEVNVVGRGGHGTVYRGVLPDQQVVAIKRSKFMDESQIEHFINEVAILFRIRHRNVVRLLGCCLETQIPLLVYEFVSNGSLFQHLHESGGAPPLSWETRLRIAAETAGALAFLHCKPSAPVIHRDVKSANILLDENYTAKVSDFGASRLVPLNQTHVTTLVQGTLGYLDPEYFHTSQLTEKSDVYSFGVVLLELLTSEKPISFCRSETARNLVAHFYTYLKENNLLNLVDARLVEEAGAMQLLAIAQVAKTCVALESSERPTMKELAVELRALSRLMKRHAELRRPQEEEDGSSRRLAPHGSGNDVGRDDDAEMHLLWQDDVGSSKSRGNPPLTSTTFQAWLEHMTKTATETRHRRRLRRLHMSSLTRSSKLRSRRQLVYGREREERMRETRRGSMSPLTFVALLQLLSLPPLASGNRLNPSVLQKDSPHCYDIPVPFPFGINGTGTFRPGFEITCNNTQGNPAMLSFGANLQFQLLNISLEGGYVRIVGRAITWFCYNTTTGEDVPFSLAIDLKGTPFTYSDTMNKFTAIGCDAMAMIQGSGPHNYTGGCVSFCATRDSVISGSCSGVGCCQASVPRGLKSLKLNFSSIRTMTGSKKDTSGACSKAFIVDKDWFKFSTEDLEANDNDDNRPVVLEWSIGNQTCEEVQRRKPPDYACVDEHSRCYNSGNGIGYRCNCSQGYAGNPYVSGGCRDIDECIDPRMNNCVWRCINKEGDFDCICPPGSSGDGRKQGSGCRKVALLEIGLGLGLALLVMLLLVGVCAYWGVKRRKTRKLKQKYFLQNGGLLLQQQISSRQAAARIFSSEELESATENFNETRVLGHGGYGTVYRGVLSDGRVVAIKKSKLVDQSQIEQFINEVVILSQINHKNVVKLLGCCLETQVPLLVYEYISNGTLSHHVHGSRVPMSWENRLRIAVETAGALAYLHSASAKPIIHRDVKSANILLDEDYTAKVSDFGASRLIPYDQTHLTTLVQGTLGYLDPEYFRTSILTEKSDVYSFGVVLMELLMREKPISPGRPEEERNLAFRFVTLLEEKRLLSVVDRRTVEEAGERQLHAAAQLARRCLNLRGEDRPTMKEVTVELNALGRLLMQHSARERRKKGRSLGVPWEFGGGGTEEENGSSGVFSESASLTGR